The Bombina bombina isolate aBomBom1 chromosome 12, aBomBom1.pri, whole genome shotgun sequence sequence ttctcgcaatctcacgatgattacagcactgtttcaaaatcattggaggatgaacttcagctccacaaagcgctattagcgaagcactgtaaagtgaggtatacctgtacatatgGAGGGGCAGAGTGGTGCGCATGCGCAGACAAAGCATCGAGACTTGCTATCTAAACCCTGTCGGAATTGGCTACGTCACTGTGCATGAGCGCACATACATCACCGTATTCCACACATGCTTTACAACATATGTGGAATGAAGTGACGTAAGTGCATGCGCACTGACAGGTTAGCAAATTTCCAAAGGGGCAGCAAAAATCAATAGAACACTGGGACTAGttgaaatttcaagccctgtttaaactatatacaaatatatcatttttgtGTGGAGTTAAATAGGTTGTGTATACGGTATTTAGCAGGTTGCTAGAAGCCTAAAGACTTGGACCGCATATGGGGGAGAAGTGGGGGGCACCCGGTATCAGAACTCACAACATGCATTGCAGAAGACACAGAACTTTCAGTAGGGGGTTGTGTAAACATGTTTCACTGCAGATAGTAAACACATATAGCAAAATGTCCACCATTACGGTGAAGAAAAATTACGAGCGTGGCTTCTATAGTAAAACCAAGTATAACGTTTTTGGGAGTTAATCATTTAACAACATTCCTAGCATGCTATAAGTTTGGAAAACATAACTCCCAGTATGCATAGCGTTACCATGGCTCCCGCACATATTCCTCCATTCTTTCTTGGCTACGTAGGAAGTTCCTGGCTCTAATATAGCCAATAGGGGACCAATAATATTTCGCGACTTTCCTCCAAGCCCACTGCTCAATCAGATACCAATCTCCAAGTGGGCAAAACTGCAAACGAGGCTTGGAACACAAACACGCGTCTCAGTGATGTCATCAACAGCGGACCGCGCACACTGGCTGGAATAAAGCAGGTAAGAACAGGAGTGGGGACGCTCAAGGTATTTTGATTCGTTTTGTTAAAATTACATATTGGTGGTTATGTTTTATGGTCGATTGTAAAAGCTTTCGGTAATTTATTTTTCCATTTCTATGGTTGCCAGAGATGGTTGTAATGGGTTGCAGACATATTGGCACCCgtagggttaattaggtttattgagttcCCTCGAATGTAAGCTTAGTTTTAAAGGATTGGGTGATCTCTATAATAAATTGTGCAATACTTCATTTTATATTTCATAAATAGATTCAAAACAGTTAAGTTGATATTTTCCCCCAGAGCTAACATACATAagagtaggcttaccataatttttagaggtgaaactgggaccacctggtgcggtgccagtgggggggtggtcaggagcgtggtcaagggggcgtggcaattaccggtccttttaaagtagtagcttttatgtgtgtaatgtttcgtggatactctacccttcctcagtcaaacaagtgaatcacaatttaaatagaccataacaccacctcctaaaaaggcaccattacgttgtcatggcaaataaatctcagattctaaataatgccaaacatcaagcataattatcactttcataattatcaatttcacaatttaatatctgcagtgtaatatgtgttttatgtgtctaattaaggaacagagccaaatactgataaggcataaatacaacattgaatgaaataagtaaaaaagaagcacgtacctgctaaagctgtttaagaggctactctacaccataatgcaggaagattatagccaaaatgctatcctgcatgaagtaaagcaagatccaggccaaaaatccttcctgtctgtacttcttagtcatacccatatgattcccctaaaggtgtatcactGGCAATGTCacggggggggtgttaaattcttagaaaaataaaccaagtagtactacaaaatttaaaaaccctatgctgctcactcagcctgtattactaaatgtaaactttgaaggacacgaacgttaagctaagcagggctgtatgtagcAAAGtaacagcatccaactatgctggagagccacagtccagtcattttgaacaatgtgtctgggtttcaggtggtctgaaacccggacacatgatttgaaacctggaggtggcaaccctactgggacagaattaacaaccgggtgggacactgggacagcgcctccaaaccgggacaatcccagtaaaagtgggacttctggtaagcctacataAGAGTAATTTAttgctgcattgcaaaagatctgcatataaGGTATATGGTTTAcaataattaaaagggacataaacgtgCAAAAAGGAAATGCGCTGTGTCTAagtattgtattattgcactattgttttcaGAGCTAACTTAAACACATGGAGAGCCAATTGTAAGAGGCATatgtctgtagccaccaatcaccagctgcctctcagtagtgcattactgtttctGAGCTTAGGTTTGGATTTCAACAaagataattaaagggaaatgatacGCAAATGTTGAATCATTCAAAGTGATGCATcttagctgtaaaaagatgactagaaaatatcacctgaacattctgtgtaaaaattatatttacctcaaaatttcccaaGTATTCACCcccactgtaaagggactttaagcaaccaatctggagactatccccaggacttgcaagggagtgtgcatatggcatgtgcagacccagtcatgttatttcccaagGACATGTACTATGAAAgcatagcatgacctcagcactgctgatgctgattcactatttttttttctcttcaacttgtagctggacagtaactgaagtataattGTTACCAGAGCACTTATTCTTGTAAGCTGAATAtatttggaggtaaaatatcttttttttttttttacatagagatatcccAGAGATATTTGCTTGTCAGCTtgttacagttatgttgcatcactttcaagtgatttagcatatggggattatgtctctttaatatgttagataaaataagtgaattaacctcttaaggacatatgacggaatttttccgtcataaaacaattgagcaaactgaaagctgtgtccttaaagggttaaagttttCTTAAAATTGTGCACTATCTGATTCATGAGTGCTTAATTTTGCCTTTCAGTTTCACCAACAGTAGGCAAAGAGGCACGCAGAAATAGCACTGtcaccagaggcagaacttttctccactttctgcgatgagatttttttttttatttaaagattttcTGCAGTAAAAATGTAGTTAACAATTTCTTacaagaatgtcttacattcatGAGTCGCATCTTTTACAGACTGGGAAATGCTAGGAagcggggttaaaaaaaaatgcctgaGAGCCAGTCATCAATCAATGTGCTTCCACTTTTTAGCACTGCTCTGTGTttaactgttctcttcaaacagtgcttcgcTCATGCTGCACTGTGTTGAGGAAAacatacacagtgcagccagagcacaacaTTGTTAGAATAGAACAGgctgatgtggagcagcactgcaaagtgaaCGCGCAAACAGTTTCTGCATTTgccctgctctttctgcagacatgctgtgttttctgcaatgacatctcagatcacagcatgttctgccttgggggcacTGTCTTGTCATTATTGTCAAGACCTATGCTTCTACAGCACTGGAAGCCCTTGTGACTGCCAAGGTACAGGGTATGGAGCTtgttgcaaaggggttaaaaacataattaaatttagctccagagcagaaatgcactactgggaactatctggTGATTTGTGGTTACGTACAAATGcctttttttattggctcaccagagGTGTTCGGTTATGTCCCAGTTGTGCTCTGTAGCTAACTTACTAtataacttactctgaatttcaaataagcagtagattttttttcctgacatttattttgcagccccttgtatcatgtgacggacatcagccaatcacagactagtatatgtataccatgtgagcttctgcacatgctcagtaggatcttcttCCCTGGAAAGTGTGTACCTAAAAAGACACTGCAAATtttaaaatggaagtaaattgaaagtgtcttaaaactgctgctctatctgaatcttaaaagtttattttcacttgagtgtcccctTTTTAACTGATGCGGCTCAAAAAAGTATTAATAGAAGTTGTGGATTATGTTCAAATTATAAAAGGGAGATAGAGCAGAGACTGAAGCAAGTTTTCAAAATGTCAAACTAGCATAGAAATAGAACAATGAATCAACGTTCTTATCCTTGTAATGCACAATAGCACTTCTTTACACAGGTGACAGCATTAAGATGCCTCTCCCGTTGGCACTCCAGTCTCGCTTAGCAAAGAGGGGGATCCTTAAGCATGTGGATCCAGGTAAGAATTTTGTGCTAAActtgtttttcttattttaaagggacagtaaacttttttttttttttttttttttgtacctaaGAAAGGAAATGTATTGTACTTTTGTAAAAGAGATGTTCCTGTATTAAGATGTTAAGATGTACAGAGCTACAGGGTTAAGCTCATCAAGCAAATAAGAGTGTCATTTCCGGTGTGTGTGCCGCTCCTGAGTCATTACTTAGACAGCTCTCACagcatgttaaagtgatggtaaactctcccctttttaaaatcagatctggaatgtaagcgctattttagatggagtttaattcattagctgtaatgaagatgcagtataacagttattaatatagatatgaaattcaaatactgtattctcctccgcccacttcaaaagtaaaattttctgtgagctaacatattgaattgttgtccaatcagcgctctccccatatggcacttttttgtagctagagcattgattgagtaattcaatcatttagctgacaggaaaattgacttttgaagtgggtggtgtaacgtggggtatttgaatttcatatctatattaataactaagttatagcgcatcttcattgcacatgatgaataaaacgccatctaaaatagcgcttacattccagatctgattttaaaaaggggagagtttaccatcactttaagctaattTCAGCTGTGCTAAGGGGAGCTGCACATACTTCTTCCTTTattcttccttacacatcactatATAGCAGCTCATTAGGGAAGAAAAATCTGAAATGAAGTCTTCACAAACAGCAAGTAATGTTGACTGCTCTTAGGGACCGTAGCAAAGCTTCAAACTGTGTGGGACGTCTGTACAGCAATTGGATATCAGGACTGCTGAAACAGGAACGTCTGTTCTTCTTTTTAACTACTTTAGCTGCTGAATGTTTCATAAATGTTAATAGCAAATGCAATCAATGCACAATTCTTAGTACCTTTATGGCCTAGTTTCACTTTCTGTTGGCTTCACAATCAGAATAAGTAGTTTTAGAATAAACTTtttaattcaaaaatatttttaaaatatttgaaactGCATGAAGTATATGTTTAATTTACTCTCTCCATTTAAGatcatattttattatataccttagaccactggttttcaaacctttcctcaggcctccctaacaggccacattttgaggatatctgaactagagcacagctgaaataatcggctgattagtaaacacggttattttacctgctctcatccaaggtaatcctgaaaacctggcctgttggggagttcTGAGCAAatatttgaaaaccagtgccttagacTGATCCCTAATGCTTTCTGCATCTAGACACATTAATTAATCTCTGTTTACTTTATTTCACTATTTCTTCATCTCAGAACCATCTGAAGAAATAATTGCTGAAGATTATGACGACGATCATGTAGATTATGAAGCAACACGAGTTGAAAATTTGCCACCAAACTGGTACAAGGTTCTCGACCCAGTCTGGTAAGGGATTTGGAGTTGCAATTGGGTATATGCAGCCCCTGAGTTTTTTATGTTATCAGTGCTGCTCATGTGGATGGTTTCTTCCTGAGGTCTTGGCCATACAGTGTATGCACAACTAGGGTGTTAGACATTGTACGCAGACCAAGAGTGTTAACCAAAACTGTATTTAATGAACAATAATATGGAAAGGAAATTATAGTTTGATATAAAGggtaaaaataaccatatttagCCCAAACGGTAAATATTTTTCATTTCCAAATTTGCTGCAGGGATGCTCTTTCAAATAGATTGAACCTGCAGGAAGTTAGaacagatatttaaattaaatgtGCATGTTCAGACACACAACTGCTTGATATATGGGGAGCTGACTCCTCAATCCTGTATGCCTCTCACAAGCTGATGCTGTAGGGACCTGTCTTAACCCTGTAGGCCTCTTTGTGCAGACACATTTTCTGTTCTTTATGTAACAAAGATAAAATACTTTTAAAgagatatatgtataaaaataaagagTATTTTTTTAACGAATGCATGTTTTTACTATGTGCATAAAGCTTGCATTATTTTCTACTAAATATGATGCAGAAAATTACTTAACCCTTTGATGATGGGGTTAATTTGTAAACAAATTGAAAGCAGGATCACCAgaattcaatgatgggatcgggtcaggggggtgtccgctaggcatgccctccagaacGCGATCACATTCTGGAAGAGCCGTTGGCtacaggacagccaaacggctaggacgttctattccgtcctaacggcactaaagcccggcgcagttaggatggaatagaacgccataatggcattaaaagtttaaagggacagtctacaccaaaattgttattgtttaaaaagatagataatcccttttattacccattcccaagttttgcataaccaatacggttatattaatacagtttttacctctgagattaacttgtatttaagcctctgcagactgcgccttatctcagttcttttgacagacttgtattttagccaatcagtgcttactcctaaataactccacagagtgagcacaatgttgtctatatggcatgcgtgaactagcgctgtctagctgtgaaaaatgtcaaaatgcactgtgataagaggtggctttaagggcttagaaattagcatatgagcccatctAGGTttcctttcaacaaacaataccaagagaacaaagcaaatttgatgataaaattaaatttggaaagttgtttaaaatgacatgccctatctgaatcataaaagtttagttcaACTTTCTGCGTTGCTAGAGAGCAGCATAAGGGAAATCAATATTTTTACTTTCTGTTAAAGTAGTTtctttatgtttattatagtggctgcacaTGCTGTGTTCCTATTAGCAGTGCTTGATATCTATACTTCTTAGCTTAGTTTGTTATTACTTTAAAAATGTatcttggttaaaaaaaaaaaattattcttctTTGACCTTCTTATCTGTTTGTCAGTGGCCTCCCCTATTACTGGAATGTCGAGTCAGATTTGGTATCCTGGTTATCTCCCCATGATCCCAATGCAGTTATCACCAAAATTGCTTCCAAAGCCAAAGGTGACCTTTCAACTctcatgtgtgtgtttttgttttattagtcTGGTGGGCACAATGACTAAGTATATTTCTTGCACCTTCAGAGCCTgaagagaaagtggagagagaggaaGTCAAGGAAAGGAGGTTTGCTAGGCGCGAGGAAGTGGCTCCATATCCTAAACCAAAGAAAGGTTAATAAACATTTTTGTCTTCATGTGTGTATCAAGTTGGGTCATGTGAAAAACTGTACAAGATTTAGTCTAATTTCTCTGTGTAGGGAGAAGAGATGAGGAACTGGATCCAATGGACCCAAGTGCTTACTCTGATGCTCCTAGGTAAGTTATGCAGTTCCATAACATCTGTTCTCCCAAACAATAACCACATTTCTACAATACATATTCACTTCTCTGTGAACACCACCTGCTTTTGAAGAATGTATTCATGTACATTTCTTTGCGGCTTAGGGGTTCATGGTCCACAGGGCTACCCAAGAGAAATGAAGCCAAGACTGGAGCAGACACAACGGCAGCAGGTCCCCTATTTCAGCAACGACCATACCCAAGTCCAGGAGCTGTACTTAGAGCCAATGCTGAGGCGACTCGCAACAAACAACTGGATGCATGATCCATACCAGCCTGTATTCAACCCTTGCTTAGACTTGTACAGAATCATATATATTGCATGCATCCTCATGTCTGGTGATATTCTTGTAAATGACATAgattaaagtgtttttttattattaatctaaaaaatgtattctaTAATTACACCTTCAAAACTGCATACTTTTTAACCCTTTACCCCAATAGGACGTAGATCTGCGTCATGCTGTACAtacatagcccatcgtaccacataacatagatctacgccCGACATGCTGGAAGCCTAAGTGACGACCGAGACTTGCTATTTGTGGGttttcatatggtaacggagcgcAATCCGTTACCATATGGAGCCAGATTTCAAGATCATTACAGACAGAGCAAATATTAACTTTACaatctaactgattaaccccttcactgccaggaatttccaaaatgtggtgcacagctgcaattagcggccttctaattaacaaaaggccatgtatgtctgctgattctgaacaaaggagatcccagagaagcttttacaaccatttgtgttgtgACTGCACAAATGgtatgttaataatttcagtgagatgagaaacccaaagtttgggaaaaagtgaacaattttatttatatgattgtatttggcggcgaaatggtggcatgaaatataccaacattggcttagatcaataccttgtattgtacttagaaataaataaaaatgataataaggTAAGGTATATGAACCCAGAATTGGCTCTTACCAGTAAATTGACTAGAATGAGCCTGGCCGTTAACAGCACTATAGTCACTATGCACATAACTTCCAGACTCATTCTGCCCCAAACACAACACGAACACCCCACCCTCGTTTTTAGCCCTATATGttgtgtctatatagctccttcatAATGGTAATGACCCTGACTACTATTTCCACAGCCCTATAACGTATGTATAAAGCACACTCAGACTATGACCTGGACCCCTTTTCTCAGTCCTATAtcttgtgtacagggagtgcagaattattaggcaaatgagtattttgaccacatcatcctctttatgcatgttgtcttactccaagctgtataggctcgaaagcctactaccaattaagcatattaggtgatgtgcatctctgtaatgagaaggggtgtggtctaatgacatcaacaccctatatcaggtgtgcataattattaggcaacttcctttcctttggcaaaatgggtcaaaagaaggacttgacaggctcagaaaagtcaacaatagtgagatatcttacagagggatgcagcactcttaaaattgcaaagcttctgaagcgtaatcatcgagcaatcaagagtttcattcaaaatagtcaacagggtcgcaagaagcatgtggaaaaaccaaggcgcaaaataactgcccatgaactgagaaaagtcaagcgtgcagctgccaagatgccacttgccaccagtttggccatatttcagagctgcaacatcactggagtgcccaaaagcacaaggtgtgcaatactcagagacatggccaaggtaagaaaggctgaaagacgaccaccactgaacaagacacacaagctgaaacgtcaagactgggccaagaaatatctcagttgtgctcataagttttcgtaccctggcagaatttatgatttgttggctatttttcagagaatatgaatgataacacaaaaacttttctttcactcatggttagtgtttggctgaagccatttattatcaatcaactgtgtttactctttaaatcataatgaccacagaaactacccaaatgacccagatcaaaagtttgcataccctggtgattttggcctgataacatgcacacaagttgacacaaaggggtttgaatggctattaaaggtaaccatcctcacctgtgatctgtttgcttgtaattagtgtgtgtgtattaaaggtccaatgagtttctggactgctgatagacccttgcatctttcatccagtgctgcactgacgatctgagtcatggggaaagcaaaagaattgtcaaaggatctgctggaaaaggtagttgaactgtataaaacaggaaaggga is a genomic window containing:
- the PQBP1 gene encoding polyglutamine-binding protein 1 → MPLPLALQSRLAKRGILKHVDPEPSEEIIAEDYDDDHVDYEATRVENLPPNWYKVLDPVCGLPYYWNVESDLVSWLSPHDPNAVITKIASKAKEPEEKVEREEVKERRFARREEVAPYPKPKKGRRDEELDPMDPSAYSDAPRGSWSTGLPKRNEAKTGADTTAAGPLFQQRPYPSPGAVLRANAEATRNKQLDA